In a single window of the Gossypium hirsutum isolate 1008001.06 chromosome D02, Gossypium_hirsutum_v2.1, whole genome shotgun sequence genome:
- the LOC107910706 gene encoding uncharacterized protein, giving the protein MDGIFLSSSAEKSVSPNKQLKNIPRRHSSGAHTSIIHGGGGGLFLAPPPSLSFSYPFYQAQHQPPLLPLPLPNKPLHTSLPSRTPPLSSSPSNLKSNRYKDQSLTPPKRSKSKQLSGKSVGEPKKLQTRPTEGKKAQGAISKPFVMASGGPQAAARDLERLSSSIFTLSPPPSSLPLPSFSLRPKLGCKAEAGGGVDDGATDNLRRLLRLP; this is encoded by the coding sequence ATGGATGGGATTTTCTTGTCATCTTCAGCTGAGAAATCTGTTTCTCCAAACAAGCAACTCAAGAACATTCCAAGGAGACATAGTAGTGGAGCTCACACAAGCATCATCCATGGGGGGGGAGGAGGCCTCTTTTTGGCTCCTCCACCGTCTCTTTCCTTCTCTTATCCATTCTATCAGGCTCAGCATCAACCACCTCTCCTTCCACTTCCACTCCCTAATAAACCTCTTCATACGTCGCTCCCTTCTCGAACCCCACCCCTTTCATCTTCTCCATCTAACCTCAAAAGCAACAGATACAAAGACCAATCTCTGACCCCTCCAAAGAGATCAAAATCGAAGCAACTCAGTGGCAAATCAGTAGGAGAGCCAAAGAAACTTCAAACCAGACCAACGGAGGGAAAAAAAGCACAAGGTGCAATTAGTAAGCCCTTTGTCATGGCATCAGGAGGACCCCAGGCGGCTGCGAGAGATTTGGAGAGGCTTTCAAGTTCTATCTTTACACTCTCTCCACCACCTAGCAGCTTGCCTTTGCCCAGCTTTTCGCTTAGACCAAAGCTTGGCTGCAAGGCTGAAGCTGGTGGAGGAGTCGATGATGGAGCCACTGACAATCTCCGACGACTCCTACGTCTCCCTTGA